A genomic segment from Armatimonadota bacterium encodes:
- the ftsZ gene encoding cell division protein FtsZ, producing MAQIDRDLRRYAAIKVVGVGGGGSNAVNRMINAGLRGVEFIAINTDAQALAMSNADKKIHIGSKLTKGLGAGGDPEVGRQAAEESKEDLTEALEGADMVFVTAGMGGGTGTGGAPIVAEVARQLNALTIGVVTKPFSFEGRRRAQAAEDGVTRLKQKVNTLITIPNDRLLQIIDRSATVIEAFRTADDVLRQGVQGIADLITVPGLINLDFADVRTIMHEAGSALIGIGVAGGEDRAIRAAQAAISSPLLETSMQGARGVLINVTGGLDLGLLEVSEAAQIIKDAADPEANIIFGAVIDDKVDGEVRITVIATGFDAARRKEEPELLERDEVDNGVKTLINDLDIPAFLRRR from the coding sequence ATGGCGCAGATTGATCGCGATCTCCGCAGGTACGCGGCGATCAAGGTGGTCGGGGTCGGCGGCGGCGGGAGCAACGCGGTGAACCGTATGATCAACGCGGGGCTGCGCGGGGTCGAGTTCATCGCCATCAACACCGACGCCCAGGCCCTGGCTATGAGTAACGCCGACAAGAAGATTCATATCGGCAGCAAGCTGACCAAAGGGCTCGGCGCCGGCGGGGATCCGGAGGTCGGGCGCCAGGCGGCGGAAGAGAGCAAGGAAGACCTCACCGAGGCCCTGGAGGGCGCGGACATGGTCTTCGTCACCGCCGGCATGGGGGGCGGGACGGGGACGGGGGGCGCGCCCATCGTCGCCGAGGTCGCCCGGCAGCTGAATGCGCTGACCATCGGCGTCGTGACCAAGCCCTTCTCCTTCGAAGGCCGGCGGCGCGCGCAGGCGGCCGAGGACGGCGTGACCCGGCTGAAGCAGAAGGTCAACACGCTGATCACGATTCCCAACGACCGGCTGCTGCAGATCATCGACCGGTCGGCGACGGTGATCGAGGCCTTCCGCACCGCGGACGACGTCCTGCGCCAGGGTGTGCAGGGGATCGCCGACCTGATCACCGTGCCGGGACTGATCAACCTGGACTTCGCCGACGTGCGGACGATCATGCACGAGGCGGGCTCGGCGCTGATCGGCATCGGTGTGGCCGGCGGGGAGGATCGGGCCATCCGCGCCGCCCAGGCGGCGATCAGCAGTCCGCTGCTGGAGACCTCGATGCAGGGGGCCCGCGGGGTCCTGATCAACGTCACCGGCGGGCTGGACCTCGGGCTGCTGGAGGTCAGCGAGGCGGCGCAGATCATCAAGGACGCCGCCGACCCCGAGGCCAACATCATCTTCGGTGCCGTGATCGACGACAAGGTGGACGGCGAGGTCCGCATCACGGTCATCGCCACCGGGTTCGACGCCGCCCGGCGCAAGGAAGAGCCGGAGCTGCTGGAGCGCGACGAGGTCGACAACGGGGTGAAGACCCTGATCAACGACCTGGACATTCCCGCCTTCCTGCGCCGCCGCTGA
- the nrdR gene encoding transcriptional regulator NrdR, giving the protein MKCPYCAHEESKVLDSRPVEDGSAIRRRRECLACSRRFTTYERMDHVPVMVVKRDGRREPFDRNKILKGLVLACGKRPVSMDDLERIVTEVEREVMNRGEHEVSTLQIGALVMERLRRLDDVAYVRFASEHRRFRDVDMLVEEAATLKERKRREEEQRAQVPLLTVEAGSTKPTP; this is encoded by the coding sequence ATGAAGTGCCCCTACTGCGCGCACGAGGAGAGCAAGGTCCTGGACTCCCGGCCGGTGGAGGACGGCAGCGCCATCCGCCGGCGCCGTGAGTGCCTGGCCTGCTCCCGGCGGTTCACGACCTACGAGCGGATGGACCACGTGCCCGTGATGGTGGTCAAGCGCGACGGTCGGCGGGAGCCCTTCGACCGGAACAAGATCCTCAAGGGACTGGTGTTGGCCTGCGGCAAGCGGCCGGTGAGCATGGACGACCTGGAACGCATCGTCACCGAGGTCGAACGGGAGGTCATGAACCGGGGCGAGCACGAGGTCAGCACCCTGCAGATTGGCGCCCTGGTGATGGAGCGGCTGCGGCGGCTCGACGATGTGGCCTATGTCCGGTTCGCCTCCGAGCACCGCCGCTTCCGCGACGTGGACATGCTCGTGGAAGAGGCCGCCACTCTCAAGGAACGGAAGCGGCGGGAGGAAGAGCAGCGCGCTCAGGTCCCCCTGCTCACCGTAGAGGCCGGCTCGACGAAACCGAC
- a CDS encoding site-2 protease family protein gives METGVWVRAEELRRLVEAVFPIGEVVYDRGMPAFALLPVPDAKERFLVLRERVAPLGYLPLLRRRQGRMVLSLVPRPEPGRWRWSLNLALFLATLLTTFLAGYMNSGGLIEGGYLRSAVGGGLAFSLPLMLILVTHEMGHKVFSIIRGVDSSLPYFIPMGPPFGTMGAVIITRTPAPNRDALLDVAAAGPLAGFLVCLPILAVGVARSFVISPAGFEGINLPDPLILQWLIRAILRPPEGAVVLGHPILFAGWIGLLVTSLNLLPAGMLDGGHAVRALLGPRLHMILSWVAVAAAAVLGYWLMAVVILLLVRRGHPGPLDDVSPPSPGRIVVGLALLLVFVLSAVPLRVPFR, from the coding sequence ATGGAGACCGGGGTGTGGGTGCGGGCGGAGGAACTGCGGCGGCTGGTGGAGGCGGTGTTCCCCATCGGCGAGGTCGTCTACGACCGCGGGATGCCCGCCTTTGCCCTCCTGCCGGTTCCCGACGCCAAGGAGCGCTTCCTGGTCCTGCGCGAGCGGGTGGCGCCCCTGGGGTATCTCCCGCTGCTGCGCCGGCGTCAGGGGCGGATGGTGCTGAGCCTGGTCCCGCGTCCGGAGCCGGGACGGTGGCGGTGGTCCCTGAACCTGGCCCTGTTCCTGGCCACGCTGTTGACCACGTTCCTTGCGGGATACATGAACAGCGGCGGGCTGATCGAAGGCGGCTACCTGCGCAGCGCCGTGGGCGGCGGGCTGGCCTTTTCGCTTCCCCTCATGCTCATCCTGGTCACGCATGAGATGGGCCACAAGGTCTTTTCGATCATCCGGGGCGTGGACAGCTCCCTGCCGTACTTCATCCCCATGGGCCCGCCGTTCGGCACGATGGGCGCGGTCATCATCACCCGCACCCCCGCGCCCAACCGGGACGCCCTGCTCGATGTGGCCGCGGCCGGACCGCTGGCCGGTTTTCTCGTCTGCCTCCCCATCCTCGCCGTCGGCGTGGCCCGCTCCTTCGTCATCAGCCCGGCGGGATTCGAGGGGATCAATTTGCCCGATCCGCTCATCCTGCAGTGGCTCATCCGCGCCATCCTCCGTCCGCCGGAGGGCGCGGTCGTGCTGGGTCACCCGATCCTCTTCGCCGGATGGATCGGGCTGCTGGTCACGAGCCTCAATCTGCTTCCCGCCGGGATGCTGGACGGCGGGCATGCCGTCCGCGCCCTGCTCGGCCCGAGGCTGCACATGATCCTGTCCTGGGTGGCCGTGGCCGCCGCGGCCGTGCTCGGGTACTGGCTGATGGCCGTGGTCATCCTCCTGCTGGTGCGTCGGGGCCACCCGGGTCCTCTTGACGACGTCTCCCCGCCGAGCCCCGGGCGCATCGTCGTCGGACTGGCCCTGCTGCTGGTGTTCGTCCTGAGCGCCGTTCCCCTGCGAGTTCCCTTCCGATGA
- the ftsA gene encoding cell division protein FtsA — translation MASRNEHIVGLDIGTTKVCAVVGEVDDEGEVQIAGVGLVPSSGIRKGVVVDLEATTRAIEEAVERAERMAGMKISALYVGVSGEHIASTNSRGVVAISRADHEIAPADVERVVEAARMAALPASDREIVHLLPRGFVVDGHDGVRNPVGMYGARLEVEAHIVTGTSTVLANLAKCVQRAGLEIEEVVLEPLASAEAALTPAERELGVVIADIGGGTTSLGVFAGGGLTHTAILPIGGHHLTSDIAVGLRTPVAEAEKLKIRFGAATPAEASEGELIEVFNVGDREPRILPRRVLCEIIEPRLQEICNLLRLQIRRSGYAHLVPAGVVLTGGTALLRGIARFAGEKLELPARVGLPEQVGGLTDAVSSPIYATAVGLVLYGVRHRAARTVRQANGHSFWGRMRGWVREMVLGG, via the coding sequence ATGGCATCGCGGAACGAGCATATCGTCGGGCTGGATATCGGGACGACAAAGGTCTGCGCCGTCGTCGGCGAGGTGGACGACGAGGGAGAGGTGCAGATTGCCGGCGTGGGGCTCGTCCCCTCGTCGGGGATCCGCAAGGGGGTGGTGGTCGACCTGGAGGCGACCACCCGGGCCATTGAGGAGGCCGTGGAGCGCGCCGAGCGCATGGCCGGCATGAAGATCTCCGCGCTGTACGTCGGCGTGTCGGGGGAGCACATCGCCTCGACCAACTCCCGCGGCGTGGTGGCCATCAGTCGGGCGGACCACGAGATCGCCCCCGCCGATGTGGAGCGGGTCGTGGAGGCGGCGCGCATGGCCGCGCTGCCCGCCAGCGACCGGGAGATCGTCCACCTGCTCCCGCGCGGTTTCGTCGTGGACGGTCACGACGGCGTGCGCAATCCGGTGGGGATGTACGGAGCCAGGCTGGAGGTGGAGGCGCACATCGTCACCGGCACCTCCACGGTGCTGGCCAACCTGGCGAAGTGCGTGCAGCGCGCGGGGCTGGAGATCGAGGAGGTGGTCCTCGAACCGCTGGCCTCCGCCGAGGCGGCGCTCACTCCGGCCGAGCGCGAGCTGGGCGTGGTCATCGCCGACATCGGCGGCGGCACCACCTCCCTGGGCGTCTTCGCCGGCGGCGGGTTGACCCACACGGCCATCCTGCCCATCGGCGGGCACCACCTCACCAGCGATATCGCCGTGGGGCTGCGCACGCCCGTGGCCGAAGCGGAAAAACTCAAGATCCGCTTCGGCGCGGCGACCCCGGCCGAGGCCAGCGAGGGCGAGTTGATCGAGGTGTTCAACGTCGGCGACCGGGAACCGCGCATCCTGCCGCGGCGCGTGCTGTGCGAGATCATCGAGCCGAGGCTGCAGGAGATCTGCAACCTGCTCCGGCTGCAGATCCGCCGCAGCGGCTACGCCCACCTCGTGCCGGCGGGAGTCGTGCTCACCGGGGGGACGGCGCTGTTGCGCGGGATCGCCCGTTTCGCCGGCGAGAAGCTCGAGTTGCCCGCTCGCGTCGGACTGCCCGAGCAGGTCGGCGGGCTGACCGACGCCGTGAGCAGTCCGATCTATGCCACCGCCGTCGGCCTGGTGCTCTACGGCGTGCGCCACCGCGCGGCGCGCACCGTCCGGCAGGCCAACGGCCACAGCTTCTGGGGGAGGATGCGCGGATGGGTGCGGGAGATGGTGCTGGGCGGTTGA
- a CDS encoding FtsQ-type POTRA domain-containing protein, protein MATLSAVRAHPAASPPAEDAAVAPRFPLARTARLLRFGTVMAVALAAASLPSSSWFVIREVAVLGTTSIPAETVVAASGLRPGDRLLGSPPQRVARRVASLPAVEAAQVTLELGGRARIRVVERRPFAAVRLRGRYYVVDPSGVVIVGRTTPGRLPIVEAAGLHPAWVREGDRLPDPRLGPALAALSALPAKVITPGIVLHREHTGDLILVTADRITVRLGSLKGLRERAAGLAPLLDAVRARGLPVRSLDLRFAGNVVLGSAVEDGAGERR, encoded by the coding sequence ATGGCCACCCTCTCCGCCGTCCGCGCCCATCCGGCCGCCTCCCCTCCCGCGGAGGACGCGGCCGTCGCCCCCCGGTTTCCCCTGGCGAGGACTGCCCGATTGCTCCGTTTCGGCACCGTGATGGCCGTGGCCCTGGCCGCGGCGTCGCTGCCGTCGTCCTCCTGGTTTGTCATCCGGGAGGTAGCGGTCCTGGGGACGACGTCGATCCCCGCCGAGACGGTGGTCGCGGCCAGCGGGCTGCGCCCAGGCGACCGTCTCCTCGGCAGCCCCCCGCAGCGGGTTGCCCGGCGGGTGGCGTCGCTGCCCGCCGTCGAAGCGGCCCAGGTGACCCTGGAACTGGGAGGACGCGCGAGGATCCGCGTCGTGGAGCGGCGGCCCTTTGCCGCGGTTCGCCTCCGCGGGCGGTATTACGTGGTGGACCCCTCAGGAGTCGTCATCGTGGGGCGGACGACCCCGGGCAGACTGCCGATCGTGGAAGCGGCAGGGCTGCACCCGGCCTGGGTGCGGGAGGGAGACCGTCTGCCCGATCCCCGGCTGGGACCCGCGCTTGCCGCGCTCTCCGCCCTTCCGGCGAAGGTGATCACCCCGGGGATCGTCCTGCATCGGGAGCACACCGGAGACCTGATCCTGGTCACCGCCGACCGCATCACCGTCAGGCTGGGGTCGCTCAAAGGTCTGCGGGAACGCGCCGCGGGACTGGCTCCTCTGCTGGACGCGGTGCGCGCCCGGGGCCTCCCCGTGCGCTCCCTCGATCTGCGCTTTGCCGGCAATGTGGTCCTGGGATCGGCTGTGGAGGACGGGGCAGGAGAACGCCGGTAG
- a CDS encoding ABC transporter permease subunit, which produces MIGDRPGSPALRRRPGEELRVIAAVFAKEVLETIRDRRTVIVALLLPVVMMPIVTLGIPFLSQRQQREREEAPAVVAVVNGRAARELVGLGVRRRLIAVAGAADPRRALLDGEVDAVLRVPSDFSARLARGPVQITVLYDEGRAESVLARQRLQETVALFNAGLTEPRLRARGLSRADLTPVRLSAENVADERRLGAVLLAGLLPFFISVWAVLGGQYAALDLGAGEKERRTLEALLVTPPSRWQLVAGKFLAVTAASSVAVFMVIATTLATLRLGAGWGISELERAAVVISAGPAVLMLLVAFALVSFLSALQLALSIYARGIREAQQYFTPVYLLLSLPAMAAPFLEGWAEVWWTYLAPGLNAVFVFRQILLGGESWIALGLTLVTTAAATALALAAAVRLLRTEAAAARG; this is translated from the coding sequence ATGATCGGCGACCGGCCCGGCAGCCCCGCGCTCCGCCGGCGCCCGGGCGAGGAGCTCCGCGTCATCGCCGCGGTGTTTGCCAAGGAGGTGCTGGAGACAATCCGCGACCGGCGGACCGTCATCGTGGCGCTGTTGCTGCCGGTGGTCATGATGCCCATCGTGACCCTGGGCATTCCCTTCCTGTCCCAGCGCCAGCAGCGCGAGCGGGAAGAGGCCCCGGCGGTCGTGGCCGTGGTGAACGGCCGCGCCGCCCGGGAGCTGGTCGGCCTGGGGGTCCGACGGCGCCTCATTGCCGTCGCCGGCGCCGCCGACCCCCGCCGGGCGCTGCTCGACGGCGAGGTGGATGCGGTGCTGCGGGTGCCCTCGGACTTCTCCGCGCGGCTGGCCCGCGGTCCGGTCCAGATCACCGTCCTCTACGATGAGGGCCGGGCGGAGTCCGTGCTGGCCCGGCAGCGCCTTCAGGAGACGGTGGCCCTGTTCAACGCCGGCCTGACCGAGCCCCGGCTGCGGGCGCGGGGGTTGTCCCGTGCGGACCTGACGCCGGTCCGGTTGAGTGCCGAAAACGTCGCCGACGAGCGGCGCCTGGGTGCCGTCCTCCTGGCCGGACTGCTGCCTTTCTTCATCTCCGTGTGGGCGGTGCTGGGCGGGCAGTACGCCGCGCTGGACCTGGGCGCCGGGGAAAAGGAGCGCCGGACCCTCGAAGCCCTCCTGGTCACCCCTCCGAGCCGGTGGCAGTTGGTCGCCGGAAAGTTCCTGGCGGTCACGGCGGCCTCGTCGGTGGCCGTGTTCATGGTCATTGCCACCACCCTGGCCACCCTGCGGTTGGGAGCGGGGTGGGGGATCAGCGAACTGGAGCGCGCGGCCGTCGTCATCTCCGCGGGCCCGGCCGTGCTGATGCTCCTGGTGGCGTTCGCCCTGGTCTCGTTTCTCAGCGCCCTGCAGCTGGCGCTGTCGATCTATGCCCGGGGGATCCGGGAGGCGCAGCAGTACTTCACGCCCGTCTACCTCCTGCTCTCGCTGCCGGCAATGGCCGCCCCCTTCCTGGAGGGGTGGGCGGAGGTGTGGTGGACCTACCTGGCGCCGGGACTGAACGCCGTCTTCGTGTTCCGCCAGATCCTCCTGGGCGGGGAGAGCTGGATCGCCCTGGGACTCACCCTGGTCACCACGGCTGCGGCCACGGCCCTGGCCCTGGCGGCCGCCGTCCGCCTCCTCCGGACGGAGGCCGCCGCCGCCCGAGGCTAG